One window from the genome of Acidihalobacter ferrooxydans encodes:
- a CDS encoding transposase codes for MARPLRIEYAGALYHVTSRGDRRENIFHDDRDRTTWLEIFAQVCSRFNWRCHAWCLMDNHYHILIETIEGNLSLGMRQLNGVYTQKSNHRHGQVGHVFQGRYKAIVVEKDSYLLELSRYVVLNSVRAGMVYDAGEWPWSSYLAMIGQAEAPKWLETDWLLACFSWQRKRAIAKYKDFVRAGVGLPPLWGEVKQQVFLGSDAFISSLSAELKNAERGDLKEVPRLQRRAASKPLHWYVRNIEDSRQAIALAYATGDYSMKEIADAFDVHYSTVSRAIKRFEKMQDR; via the coding sequence ATGGCTAGACCACTCAGGATCGAATATGCCGGCGCTCTTTACCATGTAACTTCACGTGGTGATCGTCGGGAGAACATTTTCCATGATGACCGGGACCGAACGACCTGGCTGGAGATATTTGCCCAGGTATGCTCCCGCTTCAACTGGCGATGCCATGCCTGGTGTCTGATGGACAATCATTATCACATATTGATTGAAACCATCGAAGGCAATTTGTCTCTGGGCATGAGACAGCTCAACGGTGTCTATACCCAAAAAAGCAACCACAGGCACGGGCAGGTAGGGCATGTTTTCCAAGGACGGTACAAGGCGATTGTGGTCGAAAAGGACAGCTACCTGCTGGAGCTTTCGCGCTATGTTGTGTTGAACTCTGTAAGGGCCGGCATGGTCTATGATGCAGGCGAATGGCCCTGGAGCAGTTATCTCGCCATGATTGGCCAGGCAGAGGCGCCGAAATGGCTGGAAACGGATTGGCTTCTGGCTTGTTTTTCCTGGCAGCGTAAGAGGGCTATTGCCAAGTACAAGGATTTCGTGCGGGCCGGGGTGGGTTTACCCCCTCTGTGGGGTGAAGTGAAACAGCAGGTGTTTCTTGGCAGCGACGCTTTTATCTCAAGTTTGAGTGCCGAACTGAAAAACGCTGAGAGGGGCGATCTCAAGGAAGTTCCCAGATTGCAAAGAAGAGCCGCATCGAAACCGTTGCATTGGTATGTTCGGAACATCGAAGATTCCCGACAGGCCATCGCTCTTGCTTACGCAACGGGCGACTACTCAATGAAGGAGATTGCCGATGCGTTTGATGTCCATTATTCGACTGTCAGTCGGGCGATCAAGCGTTTCGAGAAGATGCAGGATCGCTAG
- a CDS encoding STAS-like domain-containing protein yields the protein MTTQITFQGILGDRQLLNFFKGRNWNDNPSGPVEIVIEQGLHLSPWATTLIAAYGAWLHEVRDVDVHIDYDPSSPTGKFIENIGLPSALGYDCEIPIRRNYVPLTKITTSKEIKPFIDKTAELLDLDDSELADALKYSLTELLRNVVQHSKSRIGGFASAVFYPTKGIVEITIADIGCGLRHSLHEAYPEINRDEKALRFALLPHVSGTFASGNYGNMKDNAGLGLFFVKEIASRAYGGFFLASGSSLVDVWGNKDGSMGKKYVSAERGGWRGTFAVLQLRKDSIGEFDSLLQTCRDIAAEARKSDKEFLVDFLDETPVINGLHVIQVKEFDEDVEEAAKIRDDKIIPALIREDLVVLDFSGIRAATQSFVHALMYKLFKDAPTIKSCLSISCADNASIQAIKAVAAYAAAEEKNVGA from the coding sequence GTGACTACACAAATTACATTTCAGGGCATTCTTGGCGACAGGCAGTTATTAAATTTTTTCAAAGGCCGGAATTGGAACGACAACCCATCTGGCCCAGTAGAAATTGTGATAGAACAGGGTCTGCATTTGAGCCCATGGGCAACAACCCTCATAGCTGCATATGGCGCGTGGCTGCACGAAGTGCGGGACGTGGATGTCCATATTGACTATGATCCATCTTCTCCTACTGGGAAGTTTATTGAAAACATAGGACTTCCATCCGCTCTTGGTTACGACTGCGAAATTCCAATTCGCAGGAATTATGTTCCGTTAACAAAAATAACAACAAGCAAAGAAATAAAGCCATTTATTGATAAAACAGCAGAATTGCTAGATTTGGATGATTCAGAGTTGGCGGATGCCCTGAAGTATTCGCTAACCGAATTATTACGGAATGTGGTTCAACACTCGAAGTCTAGAATTGGTGGATTCGCCTCAGCAGTCTTCTACCCAACAAAAGGAATCGTTGAAATAACCATTGCGGATATTGGTTGCGGCTTAAGACATAGTCTGCATGAGGCATATCCAGAGATAAATCGTGATGAAAAAGCGCTAAGATTCGCATTGCTTCCTCATGTATCTGGCACCTTCGCGTCTGGTAATTATGGAAACATGAAAGACAATGCGGGCTTGGGTTTGTTTTTTGTTAAGGAAATTGCATCTAGAGCATATGGCGGTTTCTTTTTGGCATCAGGCAGTTCACTGGTAGATGTATGGGGAAATAAAGACGGTTCCATGGGTAAAAAATATGTTTCCGCTGAAAGAGGTGGCTGGCGGGGAACATTTGCAGTTCTGCAATTACGAAAAGACTCAATAGGTGAATTTGATTCTTTACTTCAGACATGCAGGGATATTGCAGCAGAGGCCAGGAAGAGCGATAAAGAGTTTCTGGTGGATTTTCTAGATGAAACTCCGGTGATAAATGGTTTGCATGTGATTCAGGTAAAAGAATTTGATGAGGATGTTGAGGAAGCTGCGAAAATACGCGACGACAAAATAATTCCAGCGCTAATTAGGGAGGACCTTGTGGTTCTGGATTTTTCTGGCATTCGGGCTGCAACACAGTCCTTTGTGCATGCGCTTATGTATAAATTATTCAAAGACGCCCCCACAATTAAGTCATGCCTAAGTATATCTTGTGCTGATAATGCAAGCATCCAGGCTATTAAGGCAGTTGCGGCATATGCTGCTGCAGAAGAAAAAAATGTTGGCGCTTAA